The Lysobacter sp. HDW10 genome window below encodes:
- the rph gene encoding ribonuclease PH has translation MENPTRPSGRTADAMRTVSITRRFTRHAEGSVLVCFGDTQVLCNASVENRVPAFLRGKSEGWVTAEYGMLPRATHTRSDREAARGKQGGRTLEIQRLIGRALRACVDRSALGERTITLDCDVLQADGGTRTAAITGAYVAMADAIQGLLDTRAILRNPLHGAVAAVSVGIYRGMPVLDLDYAEDSDCDTDMNIVMNDGGGFIEVQGTAEGHAFRREELDALLKLGEQGCHALFQAQQAALAG, from the coding sequence ATGGAAAACCCGACACGCCCGAGTGGCCGCACTGCCGACGCAATGCGGACCGTTTCGATTACCCGCCGTTTCACCCGCCACGCGGAAGGCTCCGTGCTGGTCTGCTTTGGCGACACCCAAGTGCTCTGCAACGCCAGCGTCGAAAATCGTGTGCCGGCCTTCTTGCGCGGCAAGAGCGAAGGCTGGGTCACGGCCGAATACGGCATGCTGCCGCGCGCCACACACACCCGCAGTGACCGCGAAGCCGCCCGCGGCAAGCAAGGGGGTCGCACGCTTGAAATCCAACGCCTGATCGGCCGCGCCCTGCGCGCCTGCGTCGATCGCAGCGCATTGGGCGAACGCACCATCACTCTGGACTGCGACGTTTTGCAGGCAGACGGCGGCACCCGCACGGCAGCCATTACGGGCGCCTATGTGGCTATGGCCGATGCCATCCAAGGCCTGCTCGATACCCGCGCCATTCTTAGAAATCCGCTGCATGGTGCTGTTGCCGCGGTGTCTGTGGGTATCTATCGCGGCATGCCCGTGCTGGACCTCGACTACGCCGAAGACAGCGATTGCGACACCGACATGAATATCGTGATGAATGACGGCGGTGGTTTTATCGAAGTTCAAGGCACCGCAGAAGGACACGCCTTCCGTCGCGAAGAATTGGATGCCCTGCTCAAACTCGGCGAGCAGGGGTGTCATGCGCTGTTCCAAGCGCAACAAGCGGCACTGGCGGGATGA
- the gmk gene encoding guanylate kinase, with translation MRGTLFIVAAPSGAGKSTLVNALLARDPDICLSVSYTSRPPRPSEVDGEHYHYVDEVEFQRMIANGDFFEHAMVHGDWKGTARGSVEPQLARGKDVLLEIDWQGARQVREKVSDAIGIFILPPSVEALDQRMRKRAQDSEATIARRLAAARDEMSHFGEFDYVIVNDDFETALDELSAVFKASRLRRNVQLLRHDRLIRGLLSDSAP, from the coding sequence ATGCGCGGCACCCTATTTATCGTTGCAGCTCCTTCGGGGGCTGGAAAGTCGACCTTGGTCAACGCCTTGCTTGCGCGTGACCCCGACATCTGCCTGTCGGTGTCGTATACCTCTCGGCCCCCGCGGCCAAGTGAGGTCGACGGTGAGCATTACCACTATGTCGACGAGGTGGAATTCCAGCGAATGATCGCCAATGGCGACTTTTTCGAACACGCCATGGTGCATGGCGATTGGAAAGGCACCGCCCGTGGGTCGGTCGAACCTCAGCTGGCCCGTGGCAAAGACGTCTTGCTCGAAATCGACTGGCAAGGTGCCCGACAAGTCCGCGAGAAGGTGAGCGATGCCATCGGCATCTTTATCCTGCCGCCCTCGGTCGAGGCTTTGGATCAGCGCATGCGCAAGCGCGCCCAAGATTCCGAGGCCACGATTGCCAGGCGTTTGGCTGCCGCGCGCGACGAAATGAGCCATTTCGGTGAGTTTGACTACGTGATCGTGAACGATGATTTCGAGACGGCGTTGGACGAGCTCTCTGCCGTGTTCAAGGCGAGCCGCCTGCGCCGCAACGTCCAACTGCTGCGGCATGACCGTCTCATTCGTGGCCTACTGTCAGATTCGGCGCCATAA
- the rpoZ gene encoding DNA-directed RNA polymerase subunit omega, with protein MARITVEDCMQVVDNRFDLVIMAAKRARQLAKGVEARLDNSENQDKPTVLALREIADRKIDNAFISRVEKEEKERRDREALEWAAAEVVGDDDMARGDD; from the coding sequence ATGGCACGTATCACTGTTGAAGATTGCATGCAGGTCGTCGATAACCGTTTCGATCTGGTCATCATGGCCGCCAAGCGCGCACGCCAACTCGCCAAGGGTGTTGAAGCACGTCTGGATAACAGCGAAAACCAAGACAAGCCGACCGTGCTTGCCCTGCGTGAAATCGCCGATCGCAAGATCGACAACGCCTTCATCAGCCGCGTTGAAAAAGAAGAAAAAGAACGCCGTGACCGCGAAGCGCTCGAATGGGCAGCTGCGGAAGTGGTGGGCGACGACGACATGGCGCGCGGCGACGACTGA
- the hemW gene encoding radical SAM family heme chaperone HemW, which yields MPLTPPPLALYVHLPWCVRKCPYCDFNSHAVKGETPYADYIDALIRDLEFDLPLVWGRTVHSVFFGGGTPSLFAPEFIDDFMQRASARLRIAPDAEVTLETNPGTVEHGPFKGYLAAGVNRLSFGVQSFDDGCLQRLGRIHSSGDVERAIQSARDAGYDNFNIDLMCALPGQDMAMALHDVERALAFSPTHLSHYELTLEPNTAFAARPPEGLPSHDDAADIQDACHARLKAAGFQHYETSAFAQPGRACQHNLNYWQFGDYLGIGAGAHGKITSGAEQHVLRRWKHKHPTQWMAHAGTEAAIGGDEILSEARLPFDFMLNALRLTEGFSIDLFQKRTGLPLSVIAPALKQAVDTGGLLVDASHVTPTPQGRRFLNDILALFI from the coding sequence ATGCCGCTCACGCCGCCACCGCTGGCGCTGTACGTGCATTTGCCTTGGTGCGTACGTAAATGTCCGTACTGTGATTTCAACTCACATGCGGTCAAAGGCGAAACACCGTATGCCGACTACATCGATGCACTGATTCGAGATCTTGAGTTTGATCTGCCGTTGGTTTGGGGTCGCACGGTGCATTCGGTATTCTTCGGCGGCGGCACGCCCAGTCTTTTTGCGCCTGAATTTATCGATGATTTCATGCAGCGCGCGAGTGCACGACTGCGCATCGCGCCGGACGCCGAAGTCACCTTGGAAACGAATCCCGGCACGGTCGAACATGGCCCGTTCAAGGGCTATTTGGCCGCCGGCGTGAATCGCCTGAGCTTCGGCGTGCAAAGTTTTGACGACGGCTGCTTGCAGCGTTTGGGGCGCATCCACAGCAGCGGCGATGTCGAACGCGCGATTCAAAGCGCACGCGACGCGGGCTACGACAATTTCAATATTGATCTGATGTGCGCCCTGCCCGGCCAAGATATGGCCATGGCTTTGCACGATGTTGAACGTGCATTGGCGTTCTCACCGACGCACCTCAGTCACTACGAATTGACCTTGGAACCCAATACGGCCTTCGCGGCCCGCCCGCCGGAAGGCTTGCCGTCGCACGACGATGCGGCGGACATCCAAGATGCCTGCCATGCGCGGCTGAAGGCAGCCGGCTTTCAGCACTATGAAACGAGTGCATTCGCCCAACCAGGACGCGCCTGCCAACACAACCTCAATTATTGGCAGTTCGGCGACTACCTAGGCATCGGCGCGGGCGCGCACGGAAAGATCACCTCAGGCGCCGAGCAACATGTGCTTCGCCGCTGGAAGCACAAGCACCCGACACAGTGGATGGCGCATGCGGGCACGGAAGCCGCCATCGGCGGCGATGAAATTTTGAGCGAAGCGCGACTGCCCTTCGACTTCATGTTGAACGCACTTCGACTCACTGAGGGCTTCTCGATCGACTTGTTTCAAAAGCGAACAGGTTTGCCGCTCTCGGTCATTGCACCCGCATTGAAACAGGCTGTCGACACAGGCGGGTTGTTAGTTGACGCGTCACATGTGACCCCAACCCCGCAGGGCCGGCGGTTTCTGAACGATATCCTTGCCCTGTTTATCTGA
- the rdgB gene encoding RdgB/HAM1 family non-canonical purine NTP pyrophosphatase codes for MKWVLASNNAGKVSEFRALFADLGIAITAQGELGVEDADETGLSFIENALIKARHAAKMTGLPAIADDSGLCVDALNGAPGIYSARYAGKHGDAAANNTQLLANLAGVADVERSARFVCALAFVSHAEDPLPVIAEGQWVGRILDTPAGDGGFGYDPLFFDATQGMSAAAMPAALKNRLSHRAQALQQLRAALLSRGIAAIHV; via the coding sequence ATGAAATGGGTACTTGCCAGCAATAATGCGGGCAAGGTCTCCGAATTCCGCGCACTGTTCGCGGATCTCGGTATTGCGATCACGGCGCAAGGCGAACTCGGCGTCGAGGATGCCGACGAAACCGGATTGAGCTTTATTGAAAACGCCCTGATCAAGGCGCGCCATGCCGCCAAAATGACAGGGCTCCCGGCCATCGCGGATGACTCAGGCTTGTGCGTCGATGCGTTGAACGGTGCACCCGGCATTTACTCCGCGCGCTATGCGGGCAAACACGGTGATGCCGCGGCAAATAACACACAGCTTTTGGCGAATCTTGCGGGCGTCGCAGACGTTGAACGCAGCGCACGTTTTGTGTGTGCGCTCGCCTTTGTGTCACATGCTGAAGATCCGCTGCCCGTAATCGCCGAAGGACAATGGGTGGGGCGTATTTTGGATACCCCTGCGGGCGACGGTGGTTTCGGCTATGACCCTTTGTTTTTTGATGCCACGCAGGGCATGAGCGCCGCTGCTATGCCGGCAGCACTTAAGAACCGTCTGAGCCATCGCGCTCAAGCCTTGCAACAACTGCGCGCCGCCTTGCTTTCGCGTGGCATTGCAGCAATCCATGTTTGA
- a CDS encoding Rid family detoxifying hydrolase yields the protein MAFDIIQTDQAPAAIGTYSQAVRAGNTVYISGAIPLVPATGEVVAGDFEAQVRQAFANLQAICKAAGGDLGKVARLGLYLTDLSNFATCNAVMSELFSAPYPARSTIEVKGLPRGVAFEVDAVMVID from the coding sequence ATGGCCTTTGACATCATTCAGACGGATCAAGCCCCCGCGGCGATCGGCACGTATTCGCAAGCTGTGCGCGCAGGCAACACGGTGTATATCTCCGGCGCGATTCCGTTGGTACCGGCCACCGGCGAAGTCGTGGCAGGTGATTTTGAAGCGCAAGTGCGTCAAGCCTTCGCCAACCTTCAGGCGATCTGCAAAGCCGCCGGTGGTGATCTCGGCAAAGTGGCGCGTTTGGGCTTGTATCTCACCGATCTGTCCAACTTCGCGACGTGTAATGCCGTCATGTCCGAACTGTTTTCAGCGCCGTATCCCGCACGTTCGACCATCGAAGTCAAAGGCTTGCCCCGTGGCGTGGCCTTCGAGGTCGACGCCGTGATGGTGATCGACTAA
- a CDS encoding bifunctional (p)ppGpp synthetase/guanosine-3',5'-bis(diphosphate) 3'-pyrophosphohydrolase, giving the protein MRTPTSELPAPPNDGEFTDVPEYLQELIDVASYLTAIERETLLRAWRVGAAAHVGQTRKSGEPYITHPVAVATILAELGLDIETLVAAILHDTIEDTPVTRVEIAAQFGESVAEIVEGLTKLDKLKFRDRQEAAAESFRKMMLAMSRDLRVILIKLADRLHNMRTLGAQSSEARARIARETLEIYAPIAQRLGMNLMKAELQDLGFRALHPWRYAAISDHIRQQPVVRREAIVQVEAQLAHRLASEGLAHTLVGRVKSPFSIYTKMRAEQKTVEQVLDVFGFRIIVESVRDCYYALGLVHSVFKPLDGRFRDFVAIPKANGYQSLHTVLFGPYGAPIEVQIRTHDMDRVAEQGVAAHWAYKIGGESNTPLNRANAWISSMVESERTSESSIEFLENVKVDLYPDEVYVFTPKGKILSLPRNATALDFAYVVHTDVGNQAVTSRIDGKLAPLRTKLSSGQTVEIVTAKSASPSTQWLEFVVTAKARSAIRQQLKQLEHEDAVRLGHRMIERAFQSIGIGFDKVSETRLNRWLADNRYPRLESMLEDVALGKRVASRVAGELLADEGRAADRRRRGSPQEALAALAADHITLNGSEGGVVSFAQCCMPIPGDSIMGYQSAERGIVVHQIECANVPEFLRHPERCISMAWDEHVVGEYTARIHVVTDNKPGVLAQIASAIAQGESNIANVDYLERDARTATIRFLVEVKDTNHLAELIRRMRRLEAVHHAERE; this is encoded by the coding sequence ATGCGTACCCCGACGTCCGAGCTGCCTGCCCCTCCCAACGACGGTGAATTCACCGACGTGCCGGAGTACTTGCAGGAACTCATCGACGTCGCGAGCTATCTGACGGCTATCGAACGTGAAACCTTATTGCGGGCTTGGCGTGTCGGTGCTGCCGCCCATGTCGGGCAAACGCGCAAGTCGGGTGAGCCCTACATCACGCACCCCGTCGCCGTCGCGACCATCCTCGCCGAACTGGGTCTCGATATCGAAACCTTGGTCGCTGCGATCTTGCACGACACGATTGAAGACACACCGGTCACGCGCGTGGAAATCGCCGCACAGTTCGGTGAGTCTGTTGCGGAAATCGTTGAAGGCTTGACCAAACTCGACAAGCTGAAGTTTCGGGATCGTCAAGAAGCGGCCGCCGAAAGTTTTCGAAAAATGATGTTGGCGATGTCGCGCGATCTGCGCGTCATCTTGATCAAGCTCGCCGATCGTTTGCACAACATGCGGACATTGGGTGCGCAGTCTTCGGAAGCACGTGCGCGTATCGCACGCGAAACCTTGGAGATCTACGCGCCGATCGCGCAGCGCTTGGGCATGAATCTGATGAAGGCCGAACTGCAAGATCTCGGCTTTCGTGCTTTGCATCCGTGGCGCTATGCGGCCATCAGCGACCATATCCGCCAACAGCCCGTCGTGCGACGTGAAGCGATTGTTCAAGTCGAAGCACAACTTGCGCATCGCCTTGCCTCCGAAGGTTTGGCGCACACGTTGGTTGGCCGGGTGAAGTCCCCTTTCAGTATTTACACGAAGATGCGCGCGGAGCAGAAAACCGTCGAACAAGTGCTCGACGTGTTTGGCTTCCGCATCATTGTCGAATCGGTGCGCGATTGTTATTACGCACTCGGTTTGGTGCATTCGGTGTTCAAGCCCTTGGATGGGCGCTTCCGTGACTTTGTGGCGATTCCAAAGGCCAACGGTTATCAGTCATTGCACACGGTCTTGTTCGGGCCTTATGGGGCGCCCATCGAAGTTCAAATTCGAACACACGATATGGACCGGGTGGCCGAGCAGGGCGTTGCAGCGCACTGGGCGTACAAGATCGGTGGCGAATCAAACACACCTCTGAATCGTGCCAATGCGTGGATTTCCAGCATGGTGGAATCAGAGCGAACGTCGGAGTCGTCGATAGAGTTTCTTGAAAACGTCAAAGTCGATCTCTATCCCGACGAAGTGTATGTCTTCACGCCGAAGGGCAAGATTTTGTCATTGCCGCGCAATGCGACGGCACTCGACTTCGCTTATGTAGTGCACACGGATGTCGGCAACCAAGCGGTGACGTCACGCATCGATGGCAAGTTGGCGCCGTTGCGCACGAAACTGTCGAGCGGGCAAACGGTCGAAATCGTGACCGCAAAATCCGCGTCGCCGAGCACCCAGTGGCTCGAGTTTGTCGTGACGGCTAAGGCGCGCTCAGCCATTCGCCAACAACTGAAACAACTCGAGCACGAAGATGCTGTGCGTCTGGGGCACCGGATGATTGAGCGTGCCTTCCAAAGCATCGGTATTGGCTTTGACAAGGTCAGTGAGACGCGATTGAACCGGTGGTTGGCAGACAATCGCTACCCCAGATTGGAGTCGATGCTGGAAGATGTCGCCTTGGGCAAGCGCGTGGCTTCGCGCGTGGCAGGCGAGTTGCTGGCAGACGAGGGGCGCGCTGCCGATCGCCGTCGTCGTGGTTCGCCGCAAGAGGCTTTAGCGGCCTTGGCTGCCGATCACATCACCTTGAATGGTTCTGAAGGCGGCGTGGTGTCGTTTGCCCAATGCTGCATGCCGATTCCGGGCGACAGCATCATGGGCTATCAAAGTGCAGAGCGCGGCATTGTCGTGCATCAAATTGAATGCGCCAATGTGCCTGAATTCTTGCGCCATCCCGAACGATGTATCTCGATGGCATGGGATGAGCATGTCGTGGGTGAATACACGGCGCGGATTCACGTAGTCACGGACAACAAACCGGGTGTGCTGGCACAAATTGCCTCAGCCATCGCCCAAGGCGAATCGAATATCGCCAATGTGGATTACCTGGAACGTGATGCACGTACGGCAACGATACGATTCTTGGTGGAAGTGAAGGATACTAACCATCTCGCGGAACTGATACGCCGAATGCGCAGGCTCGAAGCCGTGCATCACGCGGAACGCGAATAA
- a CDS encoding PilZ domain-containing protein, protein MSQSEYRAAARRDVTPGTDVYDTMTGQPIAQLHDLSSNGLRMSGSQLLKIEALYQLSFHLDEVKGDDGQRGSPIQCAAQVLWVRADGVSGLYVTGLRIILMNTQVVESIEAWAKRNPQREH, encoded by the coding sequence ATGAGCCAGTCCGAATATCGCGCAGCAGCCCGACGCGATGTCACGCCTGGCACCGATGTCTACGACACGATGACCGGCCAGCCCATCGCGCAGCTGCACGACCTCTCTTCCAATGGCCTGCGCATGTCGGGCAGCCAACTGCTGAAAATTGAAGCGCTCTATCAACTGAGCTTTCATTTGGACGAGGTCAAAGGTGACGATGGCCAGCGCGGATCGCCGATTCAATGTGCGGCACAAGTGCTGTGGGTGCGCGCGGATGGCGTGAGTGGCCTTTATGTCACGGGCTTGCGAATCATTCTGATGAACACGCAAGTGGTTGAATCCATCGAAGCATGGGCCAAGCGCAATCCACAACGCGAACACTGA
- a CDS encoding DUF1631 family protein: MPTESKALPPKTVDAAGMPPRVRDILQQTLVLVRKALDGAVFRALEKFEWDVTNGSSTDDWMRDRGDHNLLIANRTSLLPRYMEGIEATLARIRFEEDPLNLRVRAKRFEPSSNWALESLSGKQTTFEESAFANVVLSASQLSVYLLGMRMGVLAGQPAMDPEVVPLGPKDLLDTFSDAVNDTFGEGFTAPKLLQRFHEELAPLYPRFIEQVNDLLGDEGILPGLTHMPIRKKAFAIQTEAPKSASPAWKSEASESTGGGRGGRGGSGGADGQSLGGYSNTASEQAAVSDWLGQPEYEGYLSRAIGGAIGDGGGGSGGAASPHPLRREADFIRMRQLLAAHRAAKGMDAMSHVAKRQEDELPRQAVHRAFDKIQDRTKGSVENLRQAGINSIEDLREHLLGELREEHGAEKGLSRVDADILDLFGLLYQALSGEVRDGSPMSVMLDRLQVPMARAALDDNKFFDESEHPGRKVLELVADSDARIAGESGVDPFFESAVEKAVTRIENTYRGETEILKSVSDELVEEQKQQVKRAEATEHRQIEAARGKERLLIARRETQAAMNALLEGVDLPGACDNLVRTAWQDALSFVMLRNGAESDAWAQQKAVTERIIETVTADDKREDKELEIMVVKALRRVGYHESDANAVAELLSRGRQAPRSEFSPSPTAIAARIAGHARFGEEGDASEKQATQKAPRTQQEQANYELLREMPMGTWYDFVLNQQGSIERRRMSWYSSVSDRVLMVNRRGQRILDITLDDMARLMTVGQVQIAKHEDISVFSRAMHTVSGILSNVRSSFTRKETSA, translated from the coding sequence ATGCCGACCGAATCGAAAGCATTGCCACCCAAGACCGTAGATGCAGCGGGCATGCCGCCGCGTGTGCGCGACATCCTGCAGCAAACTTTGGTGCTGGTACGCAAGGCCCTCGACGGTGCGGTGTTCCGGGCACTAGAAAAATTCGAATGGGACGTGACCAACGGTTCGAGCACCGACGATTGGATGCGCGATCGTGGTGATCACAATTTGTTGATCGCAAATCGCACGTCGCTCTTGCCGAGATATATGGAAGGCATTGAAGCGACGTTGGCGCGCATTCGCTTTGAAGAAGATCCGTTGAACTTGCGCGTTCGCGCGAAACGCTTTGAGCCTTCGTCCAATTGGGCACTTGAATCGCTGTCTGGCAAACAGACGACGTTTGAAGAGTCAGCCTTTGCAAACGTCGTGTTGTCCGCGTCGCAGCTTTCCGTGTACTTGCTTGGTATGCGCATGGGCGTCTTGGCTGGGCAACCCGCGATGGATCCTGAGGTTGTGCCTTTGGGCCCGAAGGATTTGCTCGATACGTTTTCAGACGCCGTGAATGACACTTTTGGCGAAGGTTTTACCGCGCCGAAGCTTTTGCAACGATTCCATGAAGAACTGGCGCCGCTCTATCCACGCTTTATCGAACAGGTCAATGACTTGCTCGGTGACGAAGGGATCTTGCCTGGCCTGACCCACATGCCGATTCGTAAGAAGGCATTTGCCATTCAAACCGAAGCACCGAAATCTGCCAGCCCCGCTTGGAAGTCGGAAGCGAGTGAATCAACGGGCGGCGGTCGCGGTGGGCGTGGCGGCAGTGGTGGCGCCGATGGGCAAAGCTTGGGTGGCTATTCGAATACGGCATCTGAGCAAGCCGCTGTGTCGGATTGGCTTGGCCAGCCCGAGTACGAAGGCTATCTCAGCCGCGCGATCGGTGGCGCAATAGGCGATGGTGGTGGTGGCAGTGGCGGCGCAGCTTCACCACACCCCCTGCGTCGCGAAGCTGATTTCATTCGTATGCGCCAGCTGTTGGCTGCGCATCGTGCCGCTAAAGGCATGGATGCCATGTCTCACGTGGCGAAGCGTCAGGAAGACGAGCTACCGCGCCAAGCCGTGCATCGTGCTTTCGACAAGATTCAGGACCGCACCAAAGGCAGCGTGGAAAACCTGCGACAAGCGGGCATCAATTCAATTGAAGACTTACGCGAGCACTTGCTCGGTGAACTGCGCGAAGAACACGGTGCTGAAAAGGGTTTGTCGCGCGTGGACGCCGACATCCTCGACTTGTTCGGTCTTCTGTATCAAGCATTGTCTGGCGAAGTCCGTGACGGCTCGCCGATGTCTGTGATGCTGGATCGCTTGCAAGTGCCGATGGCGCGCGCAGCCTTGGACGACAACAAATTCTTTGACGAAAGCGAACATCCCGGCCGAAAGGTTTTGGAGTTGGTCGCTGATTCGGACGCACGCATCGCGGGCGAAAGCGGTGTGGATCCCTTCTTTGAAAGTGCGGTTGAGAAAGCCGTTACGCGCATAGAAAACACCTACCGCGGCGAAACGGAAATCTTGAAGTCCGTGAGCGACGAGCTCGTTGAGGAACAAAAGCAGCAGGTCAAACGCGCAGAAGCGACCGAGCATCGTCAAATCGAAGCCGCGCGTGGCAAAGAGCGCTTGCTGATTGCGCGTCGCGAAACACAGGCGGCGATGAATGCCTTGTTGGAGGGTGTCGACTTACCTGGCGCCTGCGACAACCTCGTCCGCACCGCTTGGCAAGATGCCCTTTCGTTTGTGATGCTGCGCAATGGCGCGGAGTCGGACGCATGGGCACAACAAAAGGCTGTTACCGAGCGCATCATCGAAACGGTCACCGCTGACGACAAGCGCGAAGACAAAGAACTCGAAATCATGGTGGTCAAAGCGCTGCGGCGCGTTGGCTACCACGAGTCAGATGCGAACGCAGTGGCAGAACTGCTTTCGCGTGGACGGCAAGCACCACGCAGTGAATTCTCACCTTCACCGACGGCGATTGCTGCACGTATCGCAGGCCACGCGCGCTTCGGCGAAGAAGGCGATGCAAGTGAAAAGCAAGCCACCCAGAAAGCGCCGCGTACGCAACAAGAACAAGCCAATTACGAATTGCTGCGTGAGATGCCGATGGGCACGTGGTATGACTTCGTTTTGAATCAACAGGGCAGCATCGAGCGCCGACGCATGTCGTGGTATAGCTCGGTCTCCGATCGCGTATTGATGGTGAATCGCCGTGGTCAGCGCATTCTGGATATCACCTTGGATGACATGGCACGATTGATGACCGTCGGCCAAGTTCAGATCGCAAAACACGAAGACATCTCTGTCTTCAGTCGCGCCATGCACACCGTCAGCGGAATTCTTTCGAATGTGCGCAGCAGCTTTACGCGTAAGGAGACCTCTGCATGA
- a CDS encoding YicC/YloC family endoribonuclease: MTAYASAEATTAIGMVTCELRAVNHRFLETGVRLPDDLRSLEPGLRDRIAARISRGKVDLIVRVRDSTSIDRMAVNDEMVERLSVLALQLAAKFPGMRTDFAHLLEMPGVMKSAEVDAEQLHAQVLQCLEQALDAFVAAREREGANLAAAIRDRAERIKMHADEVRTAIPLIRIAQRDRLSARIAEMTHSAEPGRIEQEMVIALQKLDIDEELDRLESHLTELDRVLVMRDPVGRRLDFLMQEFNREANTLGSKSVDVRTTNAAVELKVLIDQIREQVQNIE, translated from the coding sequence ATGACGGCTTACGCCTCCGCAGAAGCAACCACCGCGATCGGCATGGTCACGTGTGAGCTTCGCGCCGTGAATCACCGTTTCCTCGAAACCGGGGTGCGCCTGCCGGATGACTTGCGCAGCCTGGAACCGGGTTTGCGCGATCGCATTGCTGCACGCATTTCACGCGGCAAAGTCGACTTGATCGTGCGCGTGCGTGATTCGACTTCGATTGATCGCATGGCCGTCAATGACGAGATGGTCGAGCGCCTGTCGGTGCTGGCCTTGCAATTGGCCGCCAAGTTTCCGGGCATGCGCACCGACTTCGCGCATTTGCTCGAGATGCCCGGTGTGATGAAGTCGGCCGAAGTGGATGCCGAACAATTGCACGCGCAGGTCCTGCAATGCCTCGAGCAAGCACTTGATGCATTCGTCGCGGCGCGCGAACGAGAGGGCGCCAATTTGGCCGCGGCTATTCGTGATCGCGCAGAGCGCATCAAGATGCATGCGGATGAAGTGCGCACCGCAATACCTTTGATTCGGATTGCGCAGCGTGACCGGCTCTCCGCACGCATTGCGGAAATGACGCACAGCGCAGAGCCAGGCCGCATCGAACAAGAAATGGTGATAGCACTGCAAAAATTGGATATCGACGAAGAGCTCGATCGCTTGGAGAGTCATTTGACGGAGCTGGACCGCGTGCTGGTGATGCGCGACCCCGTGGGCCGTCGCCTCGACTTCCTGATGCAAGAGTTCAATCGTGAAGCCAATACCCTTGGTTCGAAGTCGGTGGATGTCCGCACGACCAATGCCGCGGTCGAGCTCAAGGTGCTGATCGACCAGATTCGCGAACAAGTGCAGAACATCGAATAA